A stretch of DNA from Telopea speciosissima isolate NSW1024214 ecotype Mountain lineage chromosome 5, Tspe_v1, whole genome shotgun sequence:
TGCGGCGTGTTGCCCTGTTCTGCAcgcgcaatgatcgccttacccccattcgggcaaggcgctcgggcaggggtaaggttgtcAATGCATGCCGCCTTGTATCTACACAGCACGGCAGGACGGGCAGCccacgccgtagaagatctagaACCCACTTATTATGATCCCTTTTTAGAAGTGGACCCCAAGGTATCGTCTccttcattttttatgtttttcaaaCCTGATGAGATGTTTGGTAATGGCCATGGAATGAAATAATTTTGGGGATGCCTTGGCAATATAGCCTTGTGGTATGTGGAAAACATCAATCATTCAATGGTGGTGTACTTGTTATAATGTTTGAGGAAAAAAGGTGAGTATTAGgcttccatcttaaaaccaattgaTTCAAAGTGGAACTCCCATTGGGCAAAGCTGTCCGCTTTTGAAACACGTGGGCGGACCCAACCCTCCCCCAATGTTTTTATAGTAAacgattttttatttataatattagaGTGCATAAACAGTCAAACAGAAACACATTATGTATGaaatgaaacaaagaagaacCCCTTCACTCGCTAGTTTTAAGCTTTTAACTAGAATGCTACATCAATTTCAATTACTTCCGGttcataaaataataataaaggtaCACAAAAgtcaaataaataaggaaattgCATAGAGTAGATAGCAGGTGATGAATAATCGATTAGGATTCAGGATTATTTTGCTGCACCCTATTGCTGgagatacttcttcttctcttcttcgttCATAAAAGAGGTGAGGGGGAAGGACTTGCCGACCCCCATGGGTGTCTTGAAGGTGATCTTGTTGCCATCCATGCACATCTCTACTATTGGAACCCACACCATCAATTGCTTGGTTTTCACGCccgtcatcttcttcatcctccccTTCTCCACGTACGCGGTCGTCTCAGCAGCATAACTTGCCTTGGTTTTGGTTGCCACATTGAAATGCTCGTAGGCGGCCGTGCATTTCCACCATACGAAACCAGTGGCTCTCACCCTCCCACATTCTTCAAGTTCTCCGGTGGGAAGGACACCACTAGGGAATCCCAACTCTTTAATCAGTTCCTCTGAAAATCGATCACAGGCTTCTTTTCCACGTACGATTTCAGCTCCTGCTCTCTCATCTACTTTGCTTGCCATGGTTGAGATCGATAGACTAATTAAGAGAATGGAGGAGGCCGGAACTGGATCTTCACTACTCGCTCTTAAAAAACAGAGTAATGTTGTGATGAAATCTGAGAATCGATACAGGCTATTTATAAGAGATTTTAAATGTTATCCTGACGGTGACCATCTGTAAAATGGCCTCACCGCACACTTGAATTATTTAATTTGCTTTAGCAGCAAGTCTTCAGTCTTAGAAGGCGTTCCATGTTGGTTGCTCAAAATAAATGGTCAGAGTGGACAATTTTGACGGCTATCAAGACTTTCTAGATCGACACGGCACTTTGAATCTGAAAAATTCTTTTACTATTCAGCTTTGGAAACATCATCGAGGGAAGATGGTGGAAGATCTCATTACATGTTGGACTTGGCATATCCTTcgtattaatttttcttttttttaaaataattttattaaaataaaaaataaaaaaaaatagaaactacatTAGTATCAACTATCAACTAAAAGATGTCAGCCGATACGGTATCGGTTATTTGGCACGGTTTTGGTTCGGTACAGAAGATAAATAGTAGATATCGAAATCGTACCGTATCAAGGATGTTACTGTATTTTCAATATTAATACTAAAACCGGCTAGATCTGTACGATTTCTATTCGGTCTCTCTGTACACGGTGTGGTAATGAGTACTAACCAAATAGTTGCTATCACATTTGGCTGTGGGTTTGTAAAGGTATTGTTAGAAAGACAACGCACTAGAATGGTAATTTTGCATAAGAAATGTaaacaaaagagaaatcaaGCACACAAGAAAAGATTTACGTGATTCACCCCTAACAAGGAAGCCTATATTCATGGTCGAGCGATTGAACGAATCCACTATTTCTGTGAAGCAAATACAAACCCTCACTCACTCACTCCCATCTATGAAAGTGATAACTATAATatataagaaaatcctaaccaaaaagtacaaaactacccctaGAGACCTatccggtttggttcggacctaAACCAACATGGGTCAAAATACATGCATATCAAACGAAGACCTCGACAAGCTCTACAGGATTCAATGCCAATGGCGCTAATGTATGCAATTTTTTGCCATTATGGTATGTTTCAGAGGCGAAATAGCCCATCGAAGAATCACCATAACACTTTCTGGAGTGAGATCAGGCTTTATCAATAACAGGTCTGTGGTCAAATATCCATTAGACACCcaataaaattattaaattaatcaTTCTCTTACTGTTCCTTATTAAATTAACATTCACTTGTCAATCTTTCTTCCACTgcttattaaattaattaatcacTCTCTTCGGGGAGAAATCAcataaaattattaaatttatcATTCACTTAAGTATTCCTTATCAAATAAACATCTGAACTCATATAGAAAGAATAAAACATAAGACTATAGAGGGTGGACGGCTGGATTTTTTAAACagtgaattattttttttcaatccaaTAATAAGGCATTGATTGGTTGTTTAAATGCTCCTCGATCACTGTTCTCGTGACTTTAAGGtttttaaaaatgaaatatCACTCAAATATTGAATCAAATTTGGATATGGATATGCTAATTGGATTAAGAATTCAGAACCTGGGGTTATCCGCTCCAAATCCAATCTGTTAATATCCCCAACTGCAAGAATCACTGGGTATTTCTTAAtctgaaagagaagaaatggacACAGAAGCAGAAGAGGAAccaacataaatatatacatgaGATGTGTTTGCTAATGCCATGACTGATGCCACAAATTCTACACATTTAACGTCAACAACAATTTGAAGAATTCAACAAGAACATATACGTACACCACATAATGCCAGCCTTCAAAAACACAGCTTCTAGCATTTTCctgaattaaaaagaaaaaaaaaaaagaggggaaaataaacatttgtacTGGTCACCTTTGCTGATCTCTCTGATCACCAGCTCCCACACCCGGAACTGTAGAAATCTGACTGTCCCTGTTATCCTTCCCACCATTAGAACCATTTCCATTTCGGCAGCCTGCCAATTCTTTTGCCTCTGCAGGAGATacagatggagatggagatggaccCAGGTCTTCCTCAATTGGGAGGGTCCGCTTTGAGCCCTCCAATGCAACACCGAGAACAATATTTTCTTCCAAGGCAGGCCGGGATATTGGAGGGGGTGCAACTGATGACCTTTCACTTTCTTGCTTCGTCGGTGGGGTGGCTGCAGATACACCTAAACCTGCCTTCTTAGATTGCTGCTTGTCTGAGTTGGCTCGGACCGAACTTTCTGACACCTTTGGGTCAGTTTTTGACATTGCTGCACTCTTAGGTTCTACCTTGGACATTGGCATTGATGAAGCATTATCGTCTGCCTTAGAATCAGACATAGATGAGGATGTAACCTTGGAGTCTGATGATGTTGTCCCAACGTTAGCATCTGCCTTGGACTCGGAAGTTGATGTTGCCTCAACCTTAATCTCAGCCTTAGTCTCAGACGTTGACGCTGCAACTACTTTAGAATCCTGTTCTTCATTCGAACGCACTGAACGAGTTTTTTTATCATCACCACTAATTTTAGATGGAGGCTCTATCAATAGGAGTGCACGGTTAGTAGCTGGTCCAGGACGAGTGAAGATTGTATCTCCAAATGGCATGTTGTCCACATCAGCATCACTGTATACTTTCTGAATCGTACGGATAGGAGTGGCAAGCCGAGCACGGTGATGGCTGATGACTCTGAGGAGATCCAACAAAATGGCTTCCTGTGCCACTCATTCAAAATGATTAGATTCTCACCAACCCAtgcaacaacaaacaacaaacaaGCTAAAAATGCACTTGTGGAAACtgcaaaataaatgaatagaaCATAAATATCAACAAGCTAACCAATTATAAATTGTATGATGAATCTACCAATCCAGCAGTAGTAGTGTTGGGGGAAAGCTACTCTCTACAGTTCAGTTTAAAAAAACCATTTCCTTTGCTTACCAATTAACCTTCTTAAAGATCGAAGTTCTGAATAACTTAGTTCTTGTAgcaataaatatatttatatcatTGGTTCACACATTCAGAGCAAAACAAAAATCACGTTTCTAACACCAACTAGGTCAGATAAGATTTAGTTAAAGCTCAGTTGGCTCATTCATTTTTACCTTTAAGGAACTCGCGATGAATTGAATGGGTCAAACCCTTCCGTGTAAAACCGTGTAGAACCATTTAATTGAAAACCGTGtataaccatttaaccgaaaacTGTGtataaccatttaaccgaaactgTTTAAAAACCGtataaccgaaaccgtttactaaaCGGTTACGGTTTTGGATATGCAACCGTTTAGCTAAACGGGTTGGTTACGGTTTCCaccctcaagcagtcaaaaccgaatcaaatcgaaccgtttaaccaaaaccggaccgtttaacacccttactaaTACTAACTaattccaacccttgttggaccaaaaacccTTGGACTGGttctgtttgggtttgggtctccAGATTCTATCATGCTGGTCTAACCAACCAAGTGATATTGCATCATGGTGAGGCAAGaaatgcatagtttaggccttgtatcaagtatgacctcaactagagctgattggagggcaaggatccatgtagccgaccccgtTTAGTTGAGATAAGGGTGAGTTGTTGTACACTGTTACGAACTATGAAATCTCACATTATCTGTTCTGTTAGCTGTGTTTGTGTATGATGAAGTTGTACATTAATTGGCATTAGGAAAAAACGTACAATATATGCCTCCTCTTTTATTATTGACTAGCTGCTGTTTTGAGGGCATAAACTTTTCAGATGCTTCTGATTGGAAGACTTGATTGCAAAAGATTGTAATATACTTATATCCAACAGAATTCTTACCTTCCCGGGCCAGATTTAattgcacatgagaattgtctGTGAGGCTAGTAGCTGAGTCCtatgatttttcctttgataTAGAGCATTTTATGTAAATTCATTGTTTTGGACTTCTGTTTTTGTTTCGATTCCTTGCCACTTTCATTGCCTGatgtttgtttgttttcctttttatttatttatttatatttgttgCCTCCCCTATTCGTTCTGCTCTCTTAGTTCTTTTTCAATAATGGCACTGCAGGTAGCTCAAGAGATCGAGTCAGAAGCAAAACATCAGACTAACATTATTGCTCAGTTGGTATGCTTTGAACTTTGGATATATGTTCTGTAgttctctttaaaaaaaaattctattattCTAGTTTTTAATACAATTGTTACCTCGGCGCAATGATaaggtcatgggttcgagtcgggaaacagcctctccacgagGTGGGGGTAAgtctgcgtacattatgaccctccccagaccccatagtggcgggagccttgtgcactgggtacaccccctagtttttagttcaatgaTACTTACTATTAGGATATCAAACTCTGGTTGATGCAACCACTGATTCATGTCATCATCATTACTTGAATCAGTTTAACATCGGGAATAAAATTGTGCCCAAAGTTTGTAGTCAGTGTTATAAGGTATGAGGAAAGGCACAAGGACCTTCAAAAGGATGGATTAGGTGTTACAAGCTTAATTAAAGCATATCTTTAGTGAAGAGCTGATGGTTGACTTGACTAGCAAGGACATCTTTGACTCGTTAACTTAAATTTGTCCAATCTATGCTAGATGGTGAATTAGCCTTTGTTTAGTTGACTAGTTGATAAGCGAGTACCATGCTTGTATTTTGCATAAATTACATGGAAAATGTTGTTGTATAATCTTCTTATAAGAAACTTCAGCCTCCCCTAATAGAAGGCCCAAAATACATACATTAGTGCTTCTGATCTAAATTGCTACTTTATTACTTGATTTTAGCTTTAAACTATTAAAGTATTTTAAAGTGTTATGAGAATTATCATTTTATTGCACAATGGTTTCCTTGATGACCCACATATTTAAAGTGTTATATGAATAGTAAAGCTCCATTGGTGTTCATGTCATTGTATATATAAGAGTGGCAACTTTCATCGTAATCTGATTTTATGACATGAAGATATAAAGCTGTGAAAACTGGTTGGAAGCTCAACTTTAGCAGTTTTGGTTAACCATTGAAATGCAAGGGTAAAATCTGAATACATTTTGGGCCATGTGTTTTAGATGGGAGCCCacatttgacatgtggctaatcatGGGTTAAACAAGCAATTCAACTGTAGGTTTGCCAATGCCAGTCTTTGTGGCATGGAATGCTGGGTTATATCTTTGTTGGACCGTTAATTGGAGATTTTGGTTGATTAGGGAACAAATATTTCTTGTTTAATCGACTAGTCACCTTGTTCTTGCCTAGACTTTGTCGAGCATTAGAAAATAATGAGGTAtgcaaaatttttttggggaggggtggccccggggggtgggggggttgaAGAGATTGGTGAAAGTCTTTCATGAATGAATGTAAAGCCAAGACATGGTTGCTCTTCTTTGTTTAAAAAAGAATCCTACCCGAGCCTAAGCTCAACCCAGGAAAACCTGAGCCCTGGCTGTGCGCTTCAATAGTTTTCTTGAATTGGGCTCTGGCTATCCTAGGTCAAATCTAAGTTAGGGTTGGCTTAGCTGGCTTGCTGTCCTAGACTTCAGTTTGGGTTCAGGCCACCTGTTCAGCCCACCTCATGCCCACTGCTTAATATCGATTGAACCCTTCTTAA
This window harbors:
- the LOC122661637 gene encoding uncharacterized protein LOC122661637, whose product is MASKVDERAGAEIVRGKEACDRFSEELIKELGFPSGVLPTGELEECGRVRATGFVWWKCTAAYEHFNVATKTKASYAAETTAYVEKGRMKKMTGVKTKQLMVWVPIVEMCMDGNKITFKTPMGVGKSFPLTSFMNEEEKKKYLQQ